A window of the Mesorhizobium opportunistum WSM2075 genome harbors these coding sequences:
- a CDS encoding TerB family tellurite resistance protein has translation MFERVLSFLRDLPASSGTHASTDDPRVAASALLYHVMNADGVRQDVEWERFKAVLAESYSISGAELEALAAAGERADNEAIDLYAFTSVLKRHLDADGRKAFIGLMWEIVYADGELHELEDNTVWRVAELIGVERHDRVEARRKAAAQAPGARGTSSDE, from the coding sequence ATGTTCGAACGTGTTCTGTCGTTTCTCAGGGACTTGCCGGCCAGTTCCGGCACGCATGCCAGCACGGACGATCCGCGCGTCGCCGCCTCGGCGCTGCTCTACCATGTGATGAATGCCGACGGCGTGCGGCAGGATGTCGAATGGGAGCGATTCAAGGCGGTGCTGGCCGAGAGCTACTCGATCAGCGGTGCCGAACTCGAGGCGCTCGCCGCCGCCGGCGAGCGCGCCGACAACGAGGCGATTGACCTCTATGCCTTCACCAGCGTTCTCAAGCGCCACCTCGACGCGGACGGGCGCAAGGCCTTCATCGGCCTGATGTGGGAGATCGTCTATGCTGATGGCGAGCTGCATGAACTCGAGGACAACACGGTGTGGCGCGTCGCCGAACTGATCGGCGTCGAGCGCCACGACCGGGTCGAGGCGCGCCGCAAGGCGGCGGCGCAAGCGCCCGGCGCGCGCGGAACCTCCAGCGACGAATAG
- a CDS encoding heme biosynthesis protein HemY has product MIRLLAFLVVVFALGLGFAWLADRPGDMVITFNGYQYQVSLMVAAVAVVAVVAAVMIAWWLVKSLWNSPYTISRYFRVRRRDRGYQALSTGMIAAGAGDGALARKKTKEAAKLIRSDQEPLIHLLEAQASLLEGDHEGARQKFESMLDDPEMRLLGLRGLYLEAESLGDRNAARHYAGRAAVMAPQLAWAAESTLEELTARGDWDGALKLVDAQKSTRQIERDAANRRRAVLLTAKAQSLADSDPNAARTAALEANKLRPDFAPAAVAAAAALFKQNDVRKGSKILETAWKAEPHPEVAELYTHARPGDAVLDRLNRAKKLQEMKKNHAESSMTVARAALDAMDFSTARREAEAAIRMDRREGAYLLLADIEEAETGDQGKVRQLLSKAVRAPRDPAWVADGVVSERWAPVSPVTGRLDAFEWRAPMERLGQLIDSRDETPGAAVPVIEALAKPASETPADVIEHAAASSEATGKAAESREDHVKPVTAAAFAAVPADAEGVEPAEELTRLPDDPGVDPDDEAEKSPRRFRLF; this is encoded by the coding sequence ATGATCCGCCTGCTCGCCTTCCTCGTCGTCGTCTTCGCGCTAGGGTTGGGCTTTGCCTGGCTGGCCGACCGGCCGGGCGACATGGTCATCACCTTCAACGGCTACCAGTACCAGGTCAGCCTTATGGTCGCGGCGGTGGCCGTCGTCGCCGTCGTGGCCGCGGTGATGATCGCGTGGTGGCTCGTCAAGTCGCTGTGGAACAGCCCCTACACCATCTCGCGCTATTTCCGCGTGCGCCGCCGCGACCGCGGCTATCAGGCGCTGTCGACCGGCATGATCGCCGCCGGCGCCGGCGACGGCGCACTGGCCCGCAAGAAGACCAAGGAAGCGGCCAAGCTGATCCGCTCCGACCAGGAGCCGCTGATCCATCTCCTTGAGGCGCAAGCGTCGCTGCTCGAAGGCGATCACGAAGGCGCGCGGCAGAAATTCGAGAGCATGCTGGACGATCCCGAAATGCGGCTGCTCGGCCTGCGCGGCCTCTATCTCGAAGCCGAGAGCCTGGGCGACCGCAACGCGGCGCGCCATTATGCCGGCCGTGCCGCTGTGATGGCGCCGCAGCTTGCCTGGGCCGCTGAATCGACGCTGGAGGAGCTGACCGCGCGCGGCGACTGGGACGGCGCCCTGAAGCTGGTCGATGCGCAGAAGTCGACACGGCAGATCGAACGCGACGCCGCCAACCGCCGCCGTGCCGTGCTGCTGACCGCCAAGGCGCAGTCGCTCGCCGACAGCGACCCCAACGCGGCAAGGACAGCGGCGCTGGAGGCCAACAAGCTGCGGCCGGACTTTGCCCCCGCCGCCGTCGCCGCCGCCGCGGCGCTGTTCAAGCAGAACGACGTGCGCAAGGGCTCGAAGATCCTGGAGACGGCATGGAAGGCCGAGCCGCATCCGGAGGTCGCCGAGCTCTATACCCATGCAAGGCCGGGCGACGCCGTGCTCGACCGCCTGAACCGGGCGAAGAAGCTGCAGGAGATGAAGAAGAACCACGCCGAATCGTCGATGACGGTGGCGCGCGCCGCGCTCGATGCGATGGATTTTTCGACCGCGCGCCGCGAGGCCGAGGCGGCGATCCGGATGGACCGCCGCGAGGGCGCCTATCTGCTGCTCGCCGACATCGAGGAAGCCGAGACCGGAGACCAGGGCAAGGTCAGGCAGCTGCTCTCCAAGGCGGTACGGGCGCCGCGCGATCCGGCCTGGGTCGCCGACGGCGTCGTTTCGGAACGCTGGGCGCCGGTATCGCCGGTCACCGGCCGGCTCGATGCCTTCGAGTGGCGTGCGCCGATGGAGCGGCTTGGCCAGCTCATCGACAGCCGGGATGAGACGCCGGGTGCCGCCGTGCCGGTCATCGAGGCGCTGGCGAAGCCGGCCAGCGAAACGCCGGCCGACGTGATCGAACACGCCGCCGCGAGCAGCGAGGCGACGGGCAAGGCGGCTGAAAGCCGCGAGGACCACGTCAAGCCGGTTACGGCCGCGGCGTTCGCGGCGGTGCCGGCCGATGCCGAGGGCGTGGAGCCGGCGGAAGAATTGACGCGCTTGCCGGACGATCCCGGCGTCGATCCGGACGACGAGGCGGAGAAGTCGCCGCGCCGCTTCCGGCTGTTTTGA